ATTTCAGGCAATGCGCCCCGCCCGAATTCATCGCGATATTGCCCGAAATGGCGCAGGCCAACTGGCTGGACGGGTCGGGCGCGTAGAAAAACCCGTGCTCTTCCACCGCGCCGGTGACGGCCAGATTGGTGCGCCCGGCGCCGACGCGGATGATGCGACTGTCCAGATCTGTCTCGATCACCTCTGTCAGGCGCGCAGTGCCGAGGATCACGCAATCGGCGGTGGGCAATGCGCCCCCGGCCAGCGATGTGCCCGCGCCGCGGGGCACGACGGGCACGCCCATCTCGTGGCACACCTTGAGGGTCGCCGCGACTTCCTCGGTGCTGCGGGGCAGGACAGCGGCCAGCGGCGCGCAGCGATAGGCGGCCAGCGCGTCGCATTCGTAGGCGCGCGTTTCGGCAGGGTCCGAAATCACGGCATCCTGCGGCAGAACAGCGCGCAGACGCGCGACGATGCGGTCCTTGCCCGCGACGATGGATGCATTGGGGGCTGGCATTTCCATGGGAATTCCTCCTCGGGCGAGGTTAAGCGCCGACCGACCCGGACGCAAGTTCGGCGGCTCCCAATGGGGCGGGACGTGCGGATGGGTCGCAGATCGTATATCACGGGTTTCATGAAAATGATTCTCGCTTGCGCCCTTGCCATCCTCACGCCTCTGGCAGCCCTCGCCCAGCCGCCGAAAGTGACCGATGTTGCCGTTCAGCGCGACGATATGGGGTGGGAATTCAAGGTCACCGTCCAGCATCCCGATACCGGATGGGATCACTATGCCGATGCGTGGGAGATTCTGTCCGAGGACGGCACCGTTCTGGCCACACGCATTCTGCATCACCCCCATGTGGAAGAGCAGCCCTTCACGCGCAGCCTGCATCAGATCGTGCTGCCCGATGGCACGCGCCGGGTCTTCATCCGTGCCCGCTGCTCGACCGGCGATGTCTCGGCGCCGCTGACACCGGTCGATCTTCCGTTCTAGCGGCGCCCCTCGCGCAGCCAGGCACCCGTTATCAAGGCAGCGATCAGCGCCAAGACAAGCCACGCAGGCAAAAGGGGCGTCAGCGTCACCGATTGCGTCACATAGGCGCCGCGTGGCGTGATTCCCAGCCATCCTCGCCCGGCGGCCGGGCGCCCCTCGCGTACCGCGCGGATATTCGGGACGCCCTCCTCAATCGCACGGATCCCGCCGCCCGTGCCGTCGATCAGAGGCTCCAGCGCATCGCCCGTGGCGATCGTCTGCTCAAATTCCAGAGGAGCGGCGGGGCCGAGGCCGATCACAGCCGTCTGGTCGCCACTGGCAAGCCGATAAAGACCGATCATCGGCCCCTCAAAGATCGCCTCGAATCGGCCCGGCGACACCTCGTCGAGCGGCATCGTCACCTCGGCCCCGTCCGGCCCGGTGATGGTCACGTCATCCACATCATCGCCCAGCGACCGGCGGATGATGCGCATGGTCTGGCCCGTCGCCTCGGCCCAGAGCGCCTCTTCCTCCAGCTCCGGCTCCTTCATCATCCAATGAGCGAGACGGCGCAGCAATTCCAGCTGCGGACCGCCCCCCTCATAGCCACGATTCCAGAGCCAGGCGTGATCGGACGCCAGAAGCGACACGCGCCCCTCACCGACGCGGTTCAGCATCAACAGGGGCGCATCCTCGGCCCCCGACATCAGCACGTCGCCCGAAGGCGCGCCCACCTCGATCTGGCGCAGCCAGCGGCCCCACGGCCCGTCATGCATCGCGCGCAGGCCTGCGGTAACGGGATGACGCTCGCCCAGATCGGTGATCTCTGGGCGGTACGCCTCGCTCATCACGCGGGCCGTCGGTGCGGCGGGCACAATCGCCTCCAGGGGCGAGCGGTAAAGGCTGTTTGCCCCCGCGAAATCCGGCCCGGCGGCAAAGAGCACCGCACCACCGCCCCGCACATAATCGGCGACATTTTCCAGATAGAGCGCGGGCAGGATGCCGCGCCGCTTGTAGCGGTCAAAGATGATCAGATCGAAATCGTCGATCTTTTCGAGGAACAGCTCGCGCGTGGGAAAGGCGATCAGGCTCAGCTCGTCCACCGGCACGCCGTCCTGCTTTTCGGGCGGGCGAAGGATGGTGAAATGCACCAGATCGACCGAGCTGTCGGATTTCAGGAGATTGCGCCATGTGCGCCCGCCGGCATGAGGCTCGCCCGAGACGAGCAGGACACGCAGGCGGTCCCGCACGCCGTTGATCTGCACCAGCGCGGTATTGTTGCGCGCGGTCAACTCGCCCTCGCCCTCGGGCGTGACGAATTCGAGCACGTTGCGCCCGCCATGGGGCAAGGCGAGGGGTAATTCGATAGGACGGCCCACCGGCACGGTAAAGCGTTGGGGACGCTCCCCATCGACGGAGATATCCAGCGGCACCTCGGCATCATCGGGGGCCGCGCCGCTATCCTCGATCCGCAGGGTCAGCGTAATTTCCTCATCCAGAATGGCAAAGGCCGGCGCGCCCTCTACAATCAGGCGCCTGTCCCAGTCCGTCTCGCGGCCGGTATGCAACAGGTGCAGCGGCGCGGGTAGGCCGGGGGCGCGCTCCAGATCATGAAGGCGCCCGTCGCTGAGCAGGAACATGCCCGCGATACGGCCCTGCGGCTCGCTTGCCAGCGCGTCGCCCAGCGCGGTCATCAACTGCGTGCCGCTATTGTCGGCGCCGTCGGCAACCTGCACGCGCCGCACCTCCACGCCTTCCGCTGCCAGCCGCGCCTCCAGCGTCTCCGCAGCCTCTGTCGTCATGGCGGCGCGATCCCCCAGTTGCTGGCTGGCGCTGCCATCCTCGACGATGACGGCGATATCGGTCAGATCCTCGCGATCCTCGCGGCTGAGGCCCGGCCCCATGAGTGCAGCAAGGATCAGGGCCGCCCCCGCCCCGCGCAGCGCCCAGCCGGACAGGCCCCGCCACACCGCCAGCGCCAGCGCGGTCAGGGCCATTCCTGCCAGCGCGGCGATCAGCCAGATCGGCAGAACCGGATGGAAAACGATGACACTGGTCATTGGCCCAGCCTGTCGAGCAGCGCAGGCACATGGACCTGGTCGGATTTATAGTTGCCGGTCAGCACATGCATCACCAGATTGACGCCGAAGCGGTAGGCCATTTCGCGCTGCCGCTCGCCCGCATAACCGCGCCCCACGGGCAATTGCGCGTTTCCGTTGGCGTCGATGGCCCAGGCGGCGGCCCAGTCATTCCCGCCGATCACCACGGGCGTTACCCCGTCATTGAGGTTGCGGAAGGGCATGCCCGGCGCCGCCTCGGCATCCTCGGGCGCGGCCTCGACCCAGACGGGACGGCCCGAATAGCGGCCGGGGAAGTCCTGCAGGAGGTAAAAGCCACGAGTCAGAACATGATCGTTCGGCACCGGCTCCAGCGGGGGGATATCCAGCGGCTGCGCCAGCCGCTGCAGCATCGCGCCATTGGGCGAGGACGCGCCGAAGCCCGCCACATCCGCGTCGCGCGTGTCGAAAAGGATCATGCCCCCGCTACGCAGATAGGCATTGAGCTTGGCATAGGCGGCGTCCGAGGGGATCGCCTGCGCGGGGCTGATGGGCCAGTAGAGAAGCGGAAAGAAGGCCAGCTCGTCCGTCTCCAGATCGACGCCCTGCGGCGCGGCGGGCTCTACCGTGGTGCGGAAGAAAAGCGTCTGGCCCAGCCCCTCGAGGCCCGCCTCAGACAGATCGTCGAGCGGCGCGTCACCGGTCAGCACGTAGGCCAGCGTTACCTCGTCGGCGAGGGCGGCAGGCACGCGGTCCTGCGCCGTGCCGGGATCGGGCAGCATCAGCAGGGCCGCGACCACAGCGGCGGCACGTGCGGGCAAGAGCCGCCCCGAGAGGCCCAGTGAGGCCAGGATATCCACGCTGAGCAGCAACAGTGCCGCCGCCAGCAGCCAGCCCATCAGCGGCGTCTCCTCGGCCCGGTCCAGCCCGATCACATTGGCGCGGGCGGGCCATGCGGCGGGCTCCAGCGCCGCGCCCGCGGCCATGATGTTGCGCGCGATGCGCCGCTCTTCGCCCTTGTAAAGGCCGGGGCGCAGGTCAGGGCCAAGATCATCCTCGAGCAGACGCTCGCCCGCGACGCCCGGCATGGTATCGCCGCTGCGCAGGATTCCGTAGCCGTCCAGAACCTCGGCGGGTTGCCACGTGGTCCCGGCGAGTTCCTCGGCGGCGGGCACGCCATCGGTATCGGCGATGGCCAGCCGCTCCAGCATCTGCACGAAGAGGCCGGATAGGGGCAGGCTGCTCCATTCCGCGTTGGCGGTGACATGGAAGAGCACGACCTGTCCCTGCCCGATGCGCTTGCGCGTGACCAGCGGCGTGCCGTCGCCCAACTGGGCGATTACCCGCTCGGCCAATGTGGGATCGGGCTGTGCCATGACCTGCGATGTCACGGTCACGTCATCGGGAATGGCGAGGCCCGCAAAGGGGCTGTCCTCGGCGAAGGGCGCCAGTGATTTGGGCGCGCCCCAGCTCATCGCGCCGCCCACGCTGCGGCCACCGGCACGCAGGCGGACGGGCATCAGCGGATCCTCGGCGCGGCGCGACACGTCGCTTGCGGCAAGGCGCGGACCGGCAAAGCGCACCAGCGTGCCGCCCTCCTCGGCCCAATCGCGCAGACCCTCCGCCTCACCGGGCGAGAGG
This portion of the Roseovarius nanhaiticus genome encodes:
- a CDS encoding DUF4159 domain-containing protein; the encoded protein is MTIGAIGFAAPWLLIALALLPILWVLLRAVPPAPVRRRFPGVALLLGLRDEDSAADRTPWWLLLLRMLALAAVIIGLAGPVLNPRDEGDAPGNRPLLIALDASWASARDDRAARALLNGVLAEAGRDGRTAAMIELSAPEAPEFQAASAWRTRLTGMAPAPWAPMPETMERAGTLLPEGPFDTLWLSDGLARDGREALLSALEARGNVTIREGTAPLLTLAPPQSEGGALELTVQRLAPGAARQIDVLAHGRDPAGAPRVLATLPITLEEGAREGTGALSLPAELRARVTRFEIAGQGHAGAVQLVGDALGRREVALIAGREDREGLELLSPLHYLSRALAPTADLLTGNLMDVLPANPDAIVLADVATLSPGEAEGLRDWAEEGGTLVRFAGPRLAASDVSRRAEDPLMPVRLRAGGRSVGGAMSWGAPKSLAPFAEDSPFAGLAIPDDVTVTSQVMAQPDPTLAERVIAQLGDGTPLVTRKRIGQGQVVLFHVTANAEWSSLPLSGLFVQMLERLAIADTDGVPAAEELAGTTWQPAEVLDGYGILRSGDTMPGVAGERLLEDDLGPDLRPGLYKGEERRIARNIMAAGAALEPAAWPARANVIGLDRAEETPLMGWLLAAALLLLSVDILASLGLSGRLLPARAAAVVAALLMLPDPGTAQDRVPAALADEVTLAYVLTGDAPLDDLSEAGLEGLGQTLFFRTTVEPAAPQGVDLETDELAFFPLLYWPISPAQAIPSDAAYAKLNAYLRSGGMILFDTRDADVAGFGASSPNGAMLQRLAQPLDIPPLEPVPNDHVLTRGFYLLQDFPGRYSGRPVWVEAAPEDAEAAPGMPFRNLNDGVTPVVIGGNDWAAAWAIDANGNAQLPVGRGYAGERQREMAYRFGVNLVMHVLTGNYKSDQVHVPALLDRLGQ